A stretch of DNA from Lolium rigidum isolate FL_2022 unplaced genomic scaffold, APGP_CSIRO_Lrig_0.1 contig_38261_1, whole genome shotgun sequence:
ACGTCAGAAAGATGCTATTTGATCACACTTTAAAGATACCCGAGCCATGCAAGCCGATCTGCTCATCATTGCACTTCAGCCTCCAACTAAATGGGTTCCTCTGTAACCATACTGGAGATGTACAAATTCAGTCCTTGTTCTTGCGAGCCCGCTGAGGAGGCCTTCTTGTCCTCAGACTTCCGGCTTCACCCTTGCGCTTTGTACCTCCGAGGAGACCAAGAGCAACAGCTTCTAGAGCTCTTGCGGTGGGTGCCCGAGTTCTGGTTCCATGCCTTGGCTGGACAGTCAGATCATGTTTCCCCATGGCCTCCAAAACATCAGGAACTATCTCGCTGTTTGAAATGGAAGTAGCTACACCTTCATTTTTCTGCAGGCAGTTGTGATTGTCTAGCGAAGTCTCCATGCTAGCCTCATCTACTGTATGAAACTTTCCCTCTGATGACTTGTCCTCATTTAGATTGGCCACATTAAGTGATATGCCGTTGGTAGCAGACTTTGCAACATCTGCTATCTCCTCACATGGCTTCCCTTTCGTGGAGAAGTTTTCGAATGTTCTGGTTTGGAAACTACCACCAAGATCAACAACGGTTGGCTTTAATGAAGCGGATAGAGGCTTCAATTTGTTTCTCTCCAAATCATCAGCATTTCGGAAAGAAAAGCTGTGCCGGCTGGTATGGACATTGCTAGAGCTAGCAAATCTTCTGCTCTTTGGGGATAAATACACACGTCTCCCAGCTTTCGTTCCAAGTGCAGAGAAGCATGCCACATCTACTTCGTCACCATTACTATTAGAAATGTCCGAGTGCTGATCATCAGAAGAATGGCCATCAACTGGAGAAACAGACCGTGGTGCAGTCTCCATGCTTTGCAACAAATTCACCAGGGAGGTTGTACCGTAAACTGATTCCATTTCGATGTTTTTCGCACGAGCTGACTCTCGTCCATGATATTCCTGGTCATCTGACATGTTATCACCACTATATTGCTCCTGAGAGGAACTGTCACTCGACATATTATCTGAATACTGTGCAGGTCCAGAACTAATATCTGCATCAGCGGGTAAGCTTCTCAGTGCCCTCACTTCGAAGGGCCCTTCCCCTTGGACCAAGCTAGTATCAATTACTGTGAACACCAGAAGCTCCATATCATCATTCAGAGGACCATCTTGGCTTGTTGTCCTAGCATTTTTATGAGCTGATGCACCATTATCTGTACTATCAATCTCTAGCTCAAGAAGAGAGGGATCTGTTGCCACTTTCTTAAGGACGTCAGTGGTACAATCGAAATAGTGCGCGCCTTTAGTGAGCTTCTTTCTTGAGAATTTTTTGATACCAGGCACTATAAATACAAGGCAATTCTTAGCTGTGCGGACGTCTTTTGGCTGCTCTGAATGCCACCCTCTTGCAAGCAAACGGGGCCAGACAGCTTCCCAAAAAAGATCATTTGATTTTGCCTTACTTCTCCTGAAATCCCCTGTTAAGAACTTGATTATGTCTTCTGTAGCAAGCGTGGAACAATCTACGCCTTTAGCCATGTTGGCAGAACCAGATAGACCTTTGCTTGCTTTGGATGTGTCCTTAACAAATCCCGTCAAATCATCCTTCCCTTTACCAACCGCAATGACATCAACAAAAGTTTCTAGACCAATAGTGGATTTTAGAGTGAAGACACATTCCTCTAAAGATGTCAAGTCATCACTGAAGGACTTCAAAACCTGCAATATTCAAAGTAGTTCAGTTCTCAGCCATGATGTATAGAACGATGATACAATTATATCATTTAATTTTGGAAACACTTTGTGTGTGAAAAAAGGTTGGTGGTATGAGCATGATCAGGGAATCATGCTGAAAAACTAGTGAAGCATGAAACTGAAATTAGTCGTCCTCTTCTGATATTACACTGAGCATTGTGCCCCAATCTGTAAGATCTCTAGTGACACCAATATAATCTTATCAAATCATGAAGAGACTTACATTTTGCACTATTCCATATCCCAAAAAACAGTTCACAGCAGTAATTTAGCATGAGAGAGATAAGGTTAACAAAAGCGAGAGAGAAATTAAAATCAACATTCTATCAAAATGCATACCTCAACTAACGAATCATGAGATTCTTTGGATAATTTAGATTTCAAACGAGATATAAGCTCCTGCTGCCGGCGACCGGTAAAAATGCTTTTCCCAAGAATACATCTAGTACTTCTTGTCTTTCTACAGTGCGACCATCGTTTGTACGCATCTCTGTTGTAGAACCTCCCATAGTAGTACGAAAGCATGTCCGCCACAGTCTTACTCCCTACAAACTTGCTCAACAGGTTGAGATCTTTACCAAAAATGTGCAGTCCAAGAAGAAAGCATTCTTCCTCTAGATCACTCCAAACAGAGGAAGATAAGCCAGGAAGTAAAgcagttttttctttttctctttgatGCACCATTGTCTGGTCAGTGAGGAGGCTGCGGCATTTTCTAGTGAAACATAGAACCGGCTTTTCACCAGAGACTGGATTGCTCGCAGATTCAGTTTGACCTACTGGCAGCACATCATGAGGATCCAGATATGGTGAATCGCATTCACTTGTAATATCTTCCTTCTTATTGACTTCACTTTGTGGATGGCTTCCCCGTATGATTGGTATAGCTGATGCAACATAACCAGGATCATCATACACATGAAACTTGCGAGTGTAGAGTGAGCTGGCCATAAGATGACGGCGTTCATCCTCTGTGGCTAGATTGGGGATTTCTGCCTGATGTGCACTTCCTATAGATGGGGCTATTGGTCGGTCATCGAGGCTGACATCCGAATCATGAGAATCTTGTAAAGACAAATGGTCATCACCACTGTCTTCTACCTGAATTATCTCTATCTGTTAAGAAATGGAAGTAAAAAAAAGGTCAGTTGTCAGGGAACATCAAACTGATACAATAAGAATTATTCATCATCAACACAAATAACTATTTTTTATGCATTTAGGAGCATGAATTAAACGGGAGAGCATCAGCAGCATATGGTCTGCTGTGTATGAATTGAACGCCTGAGAGCTTTCATCTTTTACAGAGCTTGCATGCATCTCTTAATCTCTACATGCATGATATATGCAGCATCTGTAATGTACTATATGCTACGGTAAAGTAAATGGCATTGCCAATTCATTACCTACTACAGCAAGCAAATGGATTAGAAATAAGTACTGCAACTAGACGAACTGCATTATGTAAACTGAAGTAGCTTATGTTGCATGGAATGTCTTTGagtaaaattgaaaaaaaaaaagagctttgTAAAGTTCCAAGCTGCACCAAATGGTCTGCGAAAGACTTGTCAATTTAGATATGGCAATGGCGAGATTAGAAGAAGAAACAGCATCCAAACAAGGGCCATGAGAATCGATGTCACCCAGCAGCCACCAATTCTATTCACACGTTACAATATCAACTGCAGACAGACAATGCAGGCAATGCTTATGATGTTTAACTATTTCTGATGAAGAGCTAGAgctaagcataattcacaaattcGAATAAAACAGATTTTTTTGGTTAGATAAGTGCAACTCTGTCGTGACAGACAGATTGGATCTCTTCTCagtataaaaaatatataatcaGCTGCTGGAATTAATCACTGCACCATAACTAGCTGGGAGATATCATGAACCTGACGATGTAATAGAGAATCAAATTCACAATCACTGCACCCGGTAGCAACCCTACGAATCTGAGGAGCCCGAACACACGAATCGTGCCCTGCAAATCTCAGGCAGGCAGGCACCACCCTGACCCACCCAATCTAACAGACGGCCGCGCATCCCATGGAGTGCGACGACGGGCACGGCCGACTCGCAGAGAACCCGAGCGTGGAGGCCGGAGCAGCCAAGAAGGCGCGTCGGCCGTAGAAAGCAAACCCCCGTGCCCTCCTCGCGAGCGGAGCACGTCGTATCGTAGGGACGCAAACGCCGTCTCCGAAATCTGGAGGTGACGTGATCACGGAGGAAAACCAGCGCGGCGGAAAGCAGGAGCACGCGTGCCGTAGCGGCACGGCGCGGCCGCGGACCGCGACGGGCATGACCCGAAACGGCAGCCGCCACCCGGGCAAGCAAGGACGAATGTTGTAAACATGGAAAGAAAAACAGAGCGGAAGCGAAGCGAAGCGACAAACCTCGGGTTCCATGCAGCCGAGCCGCCGCGGGGACCCGCTCGACGAAGTTTCGGGGCCGCCGGTTCTCGGTGGAGAAGAGGGAGACGGAAGACACGGGACGACGACGACCGGGAGGAAGAGAATCTGGGGCGGTGACGGCGGCGCGGATTCAGAGGGCGAGGCGCGGGCGGGGTGGACGAGCAGCGGAGGAGGACGGCGGGCggcggggggaggaggaggacggcgcgtGAGGCTTTTGGGAGGTGGTTTGTTGGCACGCagtcgcgaggaggaggaggccaacagGGGCGGGGGCGGAGGCGGAAGACGGGtaagacaaagaaaagaaaagcagGGCGTCGGGCGTCGGTCTTTAAAGGACAACAACAAgcaaggagagggagagagagaatcGGTGGTGTGCTGAGAACGCTCGCTCTCACGACGACGTCGTGGGGCTTGGCTCGGCTGGCTGGCTGCCCGTCTGCGTGAACCAGTCGCCCTGGATGCAGCTTTCCATCCTGGCCCTACGTTCAAGCCACGGTGCATCCGCACCGTCGGGGTCCAGGTAAGAGCGATTTTGGAAAGTATTTTGTTAGATTTCTCATCTGCAATAGTAAGGGCACCTGGTAAATGATGATCTCACATATTATCTTTTAGATGGAGTTCTTGTTTCACCCTACACGCTTTTCATCAGTATGCGTGCCCACTGTTTCGAGCGATCTATTGATTGTACGCCATCGCTTATTAAATCGGAAGATACGCATACAAGCCCATTTAATTTCGATTTGAGAACGGTTGGTTCCAGATACCTCGTCTTGGAATTTTTGTGGAAAATAATTATTTAGGATATCGACACGGtcgaaaaatgacaaaatgcgttGATGAGGGCGATTTGTCGTATGTAATCCTGCGGTTGGTTGTTCTCCTTGGTGACCTGGAACCTCGTTGCCCGCAAAACTTTCTAGTACAGAGTCACCTTGTTGTGGACGAAAGGTATACTTTTGTTATTCTCCCAAGCGGTTCTCCTTTGGTTCTCGACGCTCTGACTTGCTGCTCGTAAAATAATCGTTTGGGAGATGGTACAATACACTAGCACCACAGGGCAGCTTAGAGGCGATTATCGTTTATAGGTCTTAGACGATTCTTGTATCTGGCTCAAAGTCTCGATCTCTACCGACATGCCACACTGAGACGGCTTTAGTTTCGGATCAAAGAACATCATGAAGCAGCACAatgttgtggaggaacaactccacTATGTTGCTACAATGTGGACAACACGATTGTTGAAGGAACCACTTCAACGTGAtgcgctagatatcgctctaggggcgtaatctagatatcgctctagggacGGGGTTGTCAAGAGCTCAGTCCAAAACTCTCAACACACAAGATCTAATCCAAGATCTAAAACAAGAACAGAAAGTTCTTTATTGATAGGTAGTGGGTACATAGTCCATTTTCATAGGTAGAGGTTCGACCTtggtgagcgcagattgcacaccgttggagaaccccaagagaaaggtatgatgagcacattagcaagttttccctcagtaagaaaccaagattt
This window harbors:
- the LOC124681270 gene encoding uncharacterized protein LOC124681270; this translates as MEPEIEIIQVEDSGDDHLSLQDSHDSDVSLDDRPIAPSIGSAHQAEIPNLATEDERRHLMASSLYTRKFHVYDDPGYVASAIPIIRGSHPQSEVNKKEDITSECDSPYLDPHDVLPVGQTESASNPVSGEKPVLCFTRKCRSLLTDQTMVHQREKEKTALLPGLSSSVWSDLEEECFLLGLHIFGKDLNLLSKFVGSKTVADMLSYYYGRFYNRDAYKRWSHCRKTRSTRCILGKSIFTGRRQQELISRLKSKLSKESHDSLVEVLKSFSDDLTSLEECVFTLKSTIGLETFVDVIAVGKGKDDLTGFVKDTSKASKGLSGSANMAKGVDCSTLATEDIIKFLTGDFRRSKAKSNDLFWEAVWPRLLARGWHSEQPKDVRTAKNCLVFIVPGIKKFSRKKLTKGAHYFDCTTDVLKKVATDPSLLELEIDSTDNGASAHKNARTTSQDGPLNDDMELLVFTVIDTSLVQGEGPFEVRALRSLPADADISSGPAQYSDNMSSDSSSQEQYSGDNMSDDQEYHGRESARAKNIEMESVYGTTSLVNLLQSMETAPRSVSPVDGHSSDDQHSDISNSNGDEVDVACFSALGTKAGRRVYLSPKSRRFASSSNVHTSRHSFSFRNADDLERNKLKPLSASLKPTVVDLGGSFQTRTFENFSTKGKPCEEIADVAKSATNGISLNVANLNEDKSSEGKFHTVDEASMETSLDNHNCLQKNEGVATSISNSEIVPDVLEAMGKHDLTVQPRHGTRTRAPTARALEAVALGLLGGTKRKGEAGSLRTRRPPQRARKNKD